The genomic window CGCGTCGAACAGCAGCGGCACGGGACCGCAGCTGATCGGCCTGCCCCTGACCCCCGGCCAGAGCCACGAGACCCGGCAGGAGGTGCCGCTCGACAGCATGATGGGCGCGCTTCTCGGTCCGGTCCTGCAGGACCCGGACGCCGACGTGGACCCCGCCACGCTGACCAGCACGCCCCTGGCCTTCACCAGCCGCCTGACCTTCGCGGGGCCGGACGCCGCCGGGCGGCTGCGGTTCACGCAGACCGGCACGTTCAGCGCGTGGCAGACCAGCGTGAAGAACCGCGCCGGGCAGGTGCTCTTCCAGATGAGCGTCAGCGGCGGCTCGGTGAGCGGTGAGCTGCTGGCGCGCCCCGACGGGCTGCCCGTCAGCAGCAGCGTCCGCACGACCATGCAGATGCAGACGCTCATGACCCTGGACGACGTGCAGGTCAGCGCCACCCTCACGCAGGACCAGACGATCTCAGTGCGTCAGCCCTGAGCGGCGCAGGCAAACGCCCAGAGCCTTACAAACCCCGCGCCGGAAACGCGCCATGCTGAGCCGACGGAGGTTCACATGGCGCGTGTCACGCGGTACAGCAAGTTCGAGGGGGAACTCGATCAGCTCGACAGCAGCGAACTGATGCAGATGATTCAGGAGGCGCTGCTGGGGCAGGGCATGAACGACCCCTACGACCCGGACCCCAACGCGCGCCCCAGCATGGACGACCTGTTCGACGCGATCCTGCAGGCGCTCGCCGAGCGGAACATGATTCCCGAGGAGCAGCTGCTGGAGGCCCTTCAGTCCGATGACGTCCGCGAAACATCGGTCGGGCAGCAGATTCAGCGGCTGATGGACAAACTCCAGCAGGACGGCTTCATCCGCAAGGAATTCGAGGACGGCGAGGGGGGCGGCGCGGGCGACCCGGGCGACGCGAAGTTCCAGCTGACCGACAAGAGCATCGACTTCCTGGGGTACAAGAGCCTGCGGGACCTGATGGGCGGCCTGGGGCGCAGCAGCGCCGGGTCGCACGACACCCGCGAGTACGCGTCGGGCGTCGAGATGACCGGGGAACTCAAGGGATACGAGTTCGGGGACACCATGAACCTCGACACGACCGCCACGCTGGGCAACGTGATCAGCAAGGGCTTCGATAACCTCGAGGAGTCGGACCTGGTGATCCGGCAGGCGGAGTACAACTCGTCGGCAGCGACGGTGGTGCTGCTGGACTGCTCGCACTCCATGATCCTGTACGGCGAGGACCGCTTCACGCCCGCCAAGCAGGTCGCGCTGGCCCTGGCGCACCTGATCCGCACGCAGTACCCCGGGGACACCGTGAAGTTCGTGCTGTTCCACGACAGCGCCGAGGAGGTCCCGGTCGGGAAGCTCGCGCAGGCGCAGATCGGGCCGTACCACACGAACACCGCGGGCGGCCTGCGGCTCGCGCAGCAGCTGCTGAAGCGTGAGAACAAGGACATGAAGCAGATCGTGATGATCACCGACGGGAAACCCTCAGCCCTCACGCTGCCGGACGGGCGCATCTACAAGAACGCGTACGGCCTGGACCCCTACGTGCTGGGCGCCACACTGCGCGAGGTGGCGAACTGCCGCCGCAGCGGCATTCAGGTGAA from Deinococcus radiotolerans includes these protein-coding regions:
- a CDS encoding vWA domain-containing protein, whose amino-acid sequence is MARVTRYSKFEGELDQLDSSELMQMIQEALLGQGMNDPYDPDPNARPSMDDLFDAILQALAERNMIPEEQLLEALQSDDVRETSVGQQIQRLMDKLQQDGFIRKEFEDGEGGGAGDPGDAKFQLTDKSIDFLGYKSLRDLMGGLGRSSAGSHDTREYASGVEMTGELKGYEFGDTMNLDTTATLGNVISKGFDNLEESDLVIRQAEYNSSAATVVLLDCSHSMILYGEDRFTPAKQVALALAHLIRTQYPGDTVKFVLFHDSAEEVPVGKLAQAQIGPYHTNTAGGLRLAQQLLKRENKDMKQIVMITDGKPSALTLPDGRIYKNAYGLDPYVLGATLREVANCRRSGIQVNTFMLARDPDLVGFVRRVSEMTRGKAYFTTPHNIGQYVLMDFMTNKTKMIN